The genomic region TTCCCCTTTTTACCCTATCTATTCCATGTCTGCTTCTGTAATCGACCTGCGTTCCGACACCGTAACGCGCCCCACCCCTGCCATGCTGGAGGCTATGTTCCAGGCTCGCGTCGGCGACGACGTGTATGAGGAAGACCCCACCGTGCGGGCCCTGGAGCAGGAAGCTGCGGCCCGCTTTGGGCTGGAGGCCGGCCTGTTCTGCCCCTCCGGCACCATGACCAACCAGATTGCCATCAAGGCCCACACCGAGCCGCTGAGCGAAGTAATCTGCGAGCAGACCTCACACATTTACCTGTGGGAAGTGGGCGGCATTGCCTTTCACTCGGGCGCCTCGGTGGCACTGCTGCCCGGCGAGCGGGGCCGCCTGACGGCCGCGCAGGTGGAAGCCGCCATCCGGCCCCAGAACGTACACTACCCCACCACCAGCCTCATCAGCCTCGAAAACACCCACAACCGCGGCGGCGGTAGCTGCTACCATCTGCCAGAGCTGGCCGCCATTGCCGACGTGGCCCAACGCCACCAGATTCCGCTGCACCTCGACGGGGCGCGCATCTTCAACGCGCTGGTGGCCACCGGCCAGGACGCCCGCGAGTACGGCCGCCTGTTCGATACCATTTCGGTGTGTTTGAGCAAGGGGCTGGGCGCGCCGGTGGGCTCAGTGCTGCTGGGCAGCCAGGCGTTCATCCAGAAAACCAAGCGCATCCGGAAGGTGATGGGCGGCGGCATGCGGCAGGCCGGCTACCTGGCCGCCGCCGGCCTCTACGCCCTGGAGCATAACGTAGACCGCCTTCAGGACGACCACCGCCGCGCCCGGCAGCTGCGCGACACGCTGC from Hymenobacter canadensis harbors:
- a CDS encoding threonine aldolase family protein produces the protein MSASVIDLRSDTVTRPTPAMLEAMFQARVGDDVYEEDPTVRALEQEAAARFGLEAGLFCPSGTMTNQIAIKAHTEPLSEVICEQTSHIYLWEVGGIAFHSGASVALLPGERGRLTAAQVEAAIRPQNVHYPTTSLISLENTHNRGGGSCYHLPELAAIADVAQRHQIPLHLDGARIFNALVATGQDAREYGRLFDTISVCLSKGLGAPVGSVLLGSQAFIQKTKRIRKVMGGGMRQAGYLAAAGLYALEHNVDRLQDDHRRARQLRDTLQTQPYVAEVLPVETNLVIFRLHESMPAESFLARLEAQGIRASSFGPQFIRFVTHLDIDDAMVARIGAALQQLAA